Genomic window (Lutra lutra chromosome 2, mLutLut1.2, whole genome shotgun sequence):
TTCTAGAGGGCAGGTGGAGAAGGGGGGGTGAAGGACAGCTCTCCCCATGCAGGAAGAGGGTGCTGGGGGTCAAGGAGCAGCTGGGGGTCAGAGCGGTGCAGGAGACTATGTATAGAGGGAAAAGGGCCAGGCCTGGAGTCTGCAGCCCCCGTACCCGCACAGAGGGGAGGGGTATTCTGTGGTTGGCCCTGAGTGCGGTGGGCGGGGCTAAAGACGAGCGTCCGGCCGCTCTCTGCAGCGCCTCTGGGGGCGGACAAGCAACACGTGGGCTCTGGCCCGGGGTGGCTGCTCAGCTACAGCCCCCAGGCTGTAAGTTTCCATGAGACGGAGGCTGGGAAGAAGCAAGAAACAGCAGGATTGAGGAAAACCAGGAACGGGGAAATCTCCGGAAATCTACCCTCCTTCCACCAACCTACGGAGGCTAAGAAGCGTTACCAAGTCCACCCGGGGGTGAATAGGCCACGCCTACCAAAGGGACACCCTCTGTTGCCTCTAACGCCAAGGGGTGGGAAAGGGGGAGGCCGTGGCGTGgagggagcgggggggggggggcaggggagagaaagcCAGCTCCCTAAACCTATGCCACCCATCGCCACCCTGCCTGTCATCTCTCCCTagccccccagctccccaggagTCCCTAGCGGCCCACACTGATGTTGCAGGTCTTGCAGCTGGGGTCCTTCTTGGCGTCAGCAGTGGATAGGCTCATGAGCTGGTGCCCGCTGATCTCCCCTAGGGTGCCCAGGGACAGGTCAACGGGCTCCGTATAGATGATCTCCAGGATGAGGTCCTGGGCGTGGCGGAAGATCAGCTCCCCATCCTCCACGCTGCAGGTCAGGAACTTGTTGCAGGCAATGTCCAGGAGGGGCAGGCGGTCACGGCAGAAGCGGTCCCCCAGGGAGCCCTTGGGGGCCAGCACCAGGATGGCATAGTGGTAAGCTGTGTACATACAGTAGAAGTCCGCAAAGTAGAGGTTGGTGCTGGGGTTAAAGAGGCGCTGGGCGGGGATCTGGAAGCGCCAGCGGCCATAGGGGGAGTCCTGAGGAGGCTGGCCTGTGTTGAACTCTGTGTTGCAGCTGAAGAAGACGCCATGGAGCATGCCACTGGTTGGGGAGCCATGGCTGCCGCTGTTGTCCTTCAGGTAGGGCTGCAGCATGTTCCCGCAGTGGGTCCTACCCATCCCAGGGGAAAAAtgccaaagggaagagaaaatgctgCTGGTTAGCTGGGTTGAGCCTTGGCTGCTATGTGTGGTTGAGAAAGGAGCCAGCACGGCTCCCAGCTTTCCCACCAGCTGCCGCCTCCGTCCATCGCAAATAGAACATTCCAGAATGTGAGAGCGGGGAGAGCCCTGGAGATAGGCTGATGCAACCCACTCCTTCATAGAGGAGAGGTCTGAAACTACCACTCCTCAGCTTAAAACCATTTGATGGAGCTTTCATGAAAAGCAAGGGCATCAAGATCTGGTCTTTctgaccccacctcccaccatccCCACACCCACAAGTAACATCCTCCAGCCACACACGAACCCTGActttcctgcctctgtgcctttgcagtgctcttccctctgcctggactgcCTTTCCCACCTGTCTTCACCTGGCCCGGTAAACTCCTAATCATCCTTCCAGGCCCCGCACAGGTGTCCCCTCCTCTCCGGAATCTTCCAGGAGCATCAGGCACTCCTATTCCACAAAACTTTGACTGCCTACTGTGTGCAGACACTGAAGTTTACCCAACAATCACACGTACTTCTTACATTCCGTCTGTCTGTACTGTCCCACTGATAGACTCTCAGATTTTCAAGAGGGGGACTCTGTCCTTTATTCATCTTTACATCCTGGCACATAtgggtgctttctctctcttgcctgcttgCTGACAGAGGAGCTGGAACTGGGCCAGTGTGCTCACCATTCACCTTGCTGCCTCTCTTCTTTAGTacaaaaaccaaagaccccactagCTCCCTGCCACCCCGGGGTAGGGTGGGAGCACCCCAGTCCAGCTGAATGCAATGACAAAGACAGTAAGACTAGCAGGTTGCCCTAGCCCAGCCTTAGAATGGCATAGACTTGGAGCAGCAGGCCTGGGGGGATGGGCAGCCCCAGACAGCTTCACCCTTGTCGTGTCCTGGATGTCCCAGGTGACTGGTGACTTACtgtctccctgagcctcaggctcCCCATCTGTAGGCTGGGTGGGTTGGACCAGATCATCAATTGGATCAAATATTTTTGGACTACAGAGCCCCTCTCTTTCCCAAAGGATATTATACATAGGCAGTCGATAGGCAATGAAATTGAAGCTGCTTCAGTTGAACGACAGGTGTGGGGCCCACCAAGCCTCCCCCTGATTTCCCCTATGACCCCTCATTACCCCCCTAAAATGCCCTGCAACACCTCCCTGGAGACTCCAGGCTCCACAGTACACAGCTTGAAGACTAGGACCGTTCATGCACAGAATCCTCTCGCCCTGTGCTCCCCTCACCACCTTCCCCTAGGACCCAGGGCCTGAATTGGAAAGAGAGCTGACTCTTGGCATCAGAACCCAGTGAAAGGAACTGTCCCAAAGAAAGAGCAAACCCAAGATCTTGTTCACCCAGGCCAGATACCATGGTTCCCCCATGCAGCCCCAACCCGAGAGCCCTTTCCTTCCCTGGAGCCCAGTCCTCAGCAGCCAGCCTGGGGTAAGAGATCATAGGGTCTCCTTAGGAGGGGCTGGCAGTGACAAGGTAGGCATGACGTGAGACAGCCAGCACCCTCCAGGCAAAACAGAGGCGGGATGGAAAGCAAGACCGGGGCCCTGCCGGGGGCCACGCTGTACCTGGCATGTTGGAAGTACTCCTTGTGGTGGTTGCGGTAGAAGACAGAGAAGCGGAGCATGCGGCCTGCGATCTGCTCGGCCTTCTCCTGCAGCTGCGCCAGGTGCTCCTTGGCGTAATCTGCAAGAGTCCCAGCTGGTAAGCCCAGGGTCAGGCTGGGTATCacagcctcacccctcccccacactcgcCCACTGCACTCGGAGTATGTCAGCCCACCCCTGTCCTCAGAGTAACAGGGGACACCAAATAGTCACAGCACCTTGGACCACATAGGAGCAGGCCAGGGGGCCCATCTGGGAACATGGACAGCTGGATGCTGTTTGTCCTCATCACCTCTGCCCTCCCATTGCCAGAGGCTCAGGCTCGCTGAGTCCAAAAGGGGCAGGGGCTGCCCAGTTACAAAGTCATACCAGGGGGCCCAGGAGCTGTGATCTCTGGCCATGCTCATGTGAAGAGGAGTCCTGGGGCCCAGGCAGAGCTGCTGCCAACCAAGACAGGGCCTTTGTACAGATTAGAAAAAGGTGCCCTTTCCTCCTTTGTAGATGCAGCCTTGGCCAGGGTGCTAGGTTTGGCAAGAAGAGTGGGGACTGGACCTCAGCCATCCCCAGCTCCCCAGTTTGAATTAAACTCCCACTGCGGGTGGGGCTCTGGGGTAAACCAAGGGGCTTTCCCCACAGGGAGCAAGAGCACCCCAGAGTGGGGCTTTACAGCCAAGCTAAGGAAAAGCACTGCTTGAAAGAGAATGGCAAGTCAAGGAGACTTAGGGCACGGGCCCTGGCAGAGGATGGAGCCAGCCGCCTCAAAAGCCTGGGGCTAAGAATATTCCCTGCCCTTtctgtgtgacagagagagatctggaGCAGTTCTCACTGTGGACACCAAAAGAGTGGACTATTTGTGGGGCAGATCCCGGGTCATCCAAAACCAGGTGGGGACACATAAGCCTGGTGCTTATTCGTGCTGGAATTTGCCAACGAAATTCTGCTAAGAGGGTTTGCAGGACCCCTGAATAGGGGTCATGTTCCCCGGCTAAGTGGAGACTCGAGATGAGCAaatgggattattattattattcctactcACTGACTGTCCATTAGCGGATGACGGATAAACAAGGTGCGGTCTACGTATACAACGGGCTATTATTctgtcttaaaaaggaaggacgtTCTGACACGTGCTCAATACGGATGAACCAAACTTGAGGACAGGATGCTGAGTAAAATGACAGAGCCAACGCTCCAGTCCCAGAAGGACAAATGCTGCATGATTCCCCTCACAGGAGATACCAAGAATAGTCATAGCTACAGAAGACACAGAGtgaaatggtggttgccaggggctgaagtgaggagggaaggggaccTGTCATGTAGAGTGTATAGGGTTTCAATCTGGGAAGATGAAAATGATCTGGAGATTGGTCGCACAACCACTGTGAATGGACTTAATGCCACCGACCCACACACTTAACTGGTTGAAACGGGAGACTctgtgttatgtatattttaccgcAATTCAGAACAGTATGTTTGCCCCGAGCCAGAGAAGGTCATCCCCATATGGAAGTGGTTTTGCCAACACGACTAGGAGCCCTGACGTCTGCCTCCTGTGTCAGACCACAGGCTTGTCGGGGGCAGGCGTGGTGGGTCTCGTCCATGGGGGCCGCCCTGTCGGCCAAAGCCCGGTGCCCTCAGGAAGTGTTCATAAGCGGCTGCAGGGCTAAGTCACAGCCCCCTCCTGACCCTAACTAAGCCTGATGTGTCAAAGCAGCGGGGGAGCAGGGCCTCACCCCCGGTGCAGAACTCGACCGTCTCGCTCCAGCCAGATACCAGGTACTCCCCGTCACTCTGCTTCACTGCCGTCTGCACAGCCACGCTGTACTCCGTGCGGGGGCTCAGGAACCAGTGGCCTCTCACGGTCATGGGCAGTGGCACGGCCTTGGCCACAAGCTTGGTGGGGACATCCTGAGAAATGGGATGCAGAGAGCCTAGAGTCAAAGAGGGGGTCACTCCCAACCTTGGCATTCCACCAGGCCTCATGCTCCCCAGCCAGCCCCTAGGCTGCCTGAGGAGGGCCAAAATCTCCATGATTCAATGGCTCGGTGCCCTGGCCACCATTTTCCTGCAGAAGCAAGCAATGGCCATTGGAAAGGCCATACAGATaacccccagcctccacccctcaTAATGGCCCCCTGATGCCCGTTCTCTTGGGAGCTAAGGAGAAAGGCCACGGGAGTGGAGGCCGAAAAGTTGAGGACGTTGAGACCTCCGTTTTCGAGGGAGACTTTGAGAGCTCCGCACACCGCAGTGCCGTCTCCACGGCAACAGCAAATGCTGAgagccagggaggaagggaaaatatgctttattctTTGTGGGGGGGAAGGGATAAGGGGGTGGTGTTGAACATTCACGTCACCGTGGCAACTGGCCTGCCAAAAGACACCCAGATCGGGAGAGCCAGttccaaagagagagagggtgagtaaCCCACATGATGCAGTCGTCGTGGGAACCAGCTCCTTCCCACCtcactcttccccttcccctctaccAGCGTGAGAAGATGGGagccttcctcccacccacccccacactggCTTTAACCCAGGGAAAGGACACCCCAGTCAGCGGAGGACTCTGCCATGTTGCTCTCCTCAACCCAGCCACCAGTAGGCCAGAGGGCCGGGGGCTGAGAGGATCACAGCAGTCTAAGAGGGGTCAGTGAGGACCAAGCAAAGAGCCCCAGTCCTCCCATGGCCCGTGTCGCCCACACAGTCAACAACAAAGCTGCTTCCTGAGTCAGCGGCTTTGTCATTCCCTGAGACACCAGCCCCAGGTGTGGTGTCTGTGGCCCCCCTCAGGTTTTCCCACCCCGTCTGAAGGCCCAGTCGTGAGGCTGATCATGGTGTTCACGGTAGCTGGGCCCCAAGCCAGACACCATGCAAACATTACCTCACGGAAGCCTCTCACAGGCCAGTGGCGGCTGGcattattattccctttttacCAGTGAAGGGACTTGGGCTCAATGAGGCTAAATAACTTTCCTAAGTTTCCACACTGAGAAGAGCCTGGGTTTGAACCAGGCCTGTCTGACTCCCGACGATCACCACACAGCACTCCATTACCCTGCCTCCTTCAAGGAGGGGTATGAGCGAGAGGCCCTCTGGGCACCCTCTACTCACCCGGTGCTTGAACTTGTTGGAGTTCTTGTTCTCCTTCTTGTTAAGGTCAATGAAGTAATGGGTGACCCTCTCCAGGTCACTGTTCTCCATGGCCCAGGAGATGCGGAAGGAGTCACAGGTGATGTTGTTGACCTCAATGCTGTGGGGCGTGGACAGCAGCTCCATGCTCCCCTCTGGCTTGGCTCCTGTGGGGactgaggggagaggaagaattaGCCCCTTCTTCCCCACCAGAGTTTTCTGGAATGTCTCATTCCCAACATGCTTTGCAAACTGGAACCTTGGGAATCCATTGACTGCACCCGCCTCATTGCATCAGATGGGAAGAGTGCATGGGAAGATAGAGGGGTAGGACCAAGGGTGGGATGGGGTGTCCCCCCTGGGGGGGGCTCTTGGCTCTCCTCAGAGGGGTCTGCAGAGCAGACGGCACCTGACAGGTGGCCGAGGCAGTGGGAATGCTGCAAACGCCGACAGGACAGATTCGCAGCAGATGGAACCGAGGGGGGGGCCCTCAGCCAGCAGGCGTGaaaagagaagggggtgggggtggagagaacTGTATGAGGCGGTATAGGAGAGACAGGAAGCACCCACTAAGGAGACCAGCGTGAGGGTTGAGGTGGGCAGAGGGCCCCAGTAGCCACCAAGAGGCCAAGGGTGCCAGGCCGCTCGGGCTCAGACCTCCCTGCTCCCTCAGGGTGACTCAGGGAGGGTTGCCAAGATCCAAGGCTGGGAGTCCAAGCACCACGGAGATGCACATGGATATACCAGTGGCGGGAGGGGCCAGCACCGGCCATAGCTCTTTTTCCGCCCCCAACTTTTCAACTGTCACTCTTTCCTCTCAGCTGATCCTTTGTTGCTCGActtgtttaaataatttgttttaccTTTACCATCCACGACAGGCCGATCTGTGGTGATAATTGCCCAAGTATCTTCTCAAGCAAGCCTCACCAtaggtaagtactattattatccccattttacagatgggttCACTGAGGTTGGGGGGATACTGAGATGCCAGAGGTCATGCAGCTAGGAAGTGATTTGAACTCacatctgactccagagcccaaaCTCTTAGTCATTGAGCTAAGGTTGTGtccccttgtgtgtgtgtgtgtgtgtgtgtgtgagagagagagatgtgtgtgATGTGCATGGCATGTGTATATGCGTCGGTGCACATGGTTTTACTgttatctttcttcttctgtctttccctttcGAGTAACTAcattttctctcatcttcctcttctctcacccCTTTGCTTCCACCCGGGCTGCTGCTTCAGGGATCAGAGGACCACACCACTGGCGCTCACCTGTGCTTTAGCTAGCAAGAGCTAATGCTGGCCTTGACTGTGGCCTGGCTCATGAGCTCTGGGGAacagggtgggaagggagaggggcagggagatgggCGGGACTGTCTCTGGGACAAGAACATGAACGTGGGTTGGACTTGCCTCCGGCCATTTGCTTAGTGCCCAGTGGAGCTCATGCCTTCCCGGTTCCTTCTAAAGTCCCATCCCAGCACACCTCAGGTTTCTGGaatgttgtttccttttctccccttctgctgcttctcctctttttccccaGGTGCTAAGGGTGAGGGTACCTCGTGCCTTCAAAAGCAGGTACTTCTATTTATAGCTTCCAGAAGATCCAACCCACACTTGCCTGTCAGTTAAAGCCTGTTGTGGAGCCTGGTGGGCTAAATTCATCCGTGGGCGCCTGAGTGGCAGGCACAGAGGGAAGGATATGGGTGATGGCTTTTACCTGTTCCAGGATGCTCCCTGAGCCTGAGTTTCATCTTGGGTTCCTACTCTAAGCCTACCTGTCATGAAGTTCAGCCACACGTCGGTGGCTTGTGCTCAGGGAGTCCTGTGATAAACAAGCATGGGGGTGTACCAGGTCCATCCCAAAATAAAGCAGGATAGGATTGTGAAACAACTGTGTAATAAACCAGTTTATAATTCATGGGGACAGATGTGGAGACTTGGGGATTTGGTATGCTCTGGGCTCCCAGTGAGGAGCTTCCCAGGGAGACACACgtatgcacacagacacacacacagatacacacacacacacaccaacacagaCACACTCCTACCCCACAGAGGGCCTGAGTGACCACTTCCCACCCACAGCAGATTCAGTCTCTGCCTACCTCACAGGTGGGCACCTATTTCTGCCTCAGTACTCCTCTCCTCAGACTCTCCACCAGAGAGAGGGGCAGCCATTTTGGGGGGGTGCAGACTCCAGGAGCTGGCTCATCGTTTCCTTTCTACAGTTCTAGCAGCGCTGAGATTACTCCCCCTGTGCTAGCCTGGGAGAGTGGTCGTGAGTGACACTTGGGAGAACAGCAAAGCCAGGGTGGACCGAGAGTGGGTGTGAGCCCCAGTTCTCCAAGTCCAGGTGCCTGGGGAACGTCAGGGTGTGAGGGACAGGTTGAGACAGCACCTGAGAAACACCCACACTGCCAAGACAAGCAtttacacacccacacacaggcAGGCCCAtgagtgcacacacatacacgcacgcacacacatgcgcCGAATGTGCCCACCCACACCTGCCACACAAGGGCTCCCCACACCTCCTCAGACAGCCTCGCTCCCACACACTCACCTATGCACTCAGGTGCCTCCGCCACCTTCCACAGTCTAAGAATGTCCCTCAGTTTTCCCTCTACGAGCTGTCACACCTCCACCCAGACCCACACATGTTGAAGTCCACAGGCTCACACACGCACCTATGCATGCACACCTAGTTGCAAgccatatttgggaaaaaaaagaaagccacaggcGCCAACAGGCACCTGTGCTTCCTCCACGCAAGGCACGCAACTCACACGCCggcttgcacacacacatgcacactcacacacgtgtCCACCCCCGCCCAAATCCCGGTAGCCTCTCTCAAATCTTCTCCAGGCTCAGAGAGCCAGACTTTGAAAATCTGGTTTGTCCCTAGCCACACTCTGCCAGCCCCGATCCTCCACATGCCAACAGGTTTGCACAGCTACGTGGGTCTGCGCATAGACAGTGGCTTCTGCCCACAACTCTCCACCTACCTACCCCTTTCTGCTCCAGAGTTGCCCCTCCCCACATAGAAACCCTTTAGTTACATGCAATCCCTTCCTCACCATGTCCTCCCACACACATGACAAGGATATGTCCACTCCATAAATACACCGCCTcacactgcccccacccccggaaCCCAGAGGCTACTTAGAGAAGTGAGCCCCCACACACGTAGCTCACGTGTACAAGAAACATATGTCCCTAAACAGGCCCCCCAGCGGCAGAAGCCCACAGGAGAGCAGAAGTGCGTGCATACAGAACTATCTACGCAAGCAAACCTCCAGTCTCCTCGCAAGCATGCCTACGTGCCGTACACACAGACAGCCCTTGCCCATGCCCTTCCAGAAAAGCCCCCCACCGGCCAGGGGGGACATTGACCCCCACCCCGCTGTCCCTGTTGGCATAGCTGACTGCAGCAGAATGGTCACGGGGTGACTGACTGTGGTGCCCCAGGGGACTGGATCCAGCTGTTAATCCCTTTGCCAAGGCCCTGGGGGACGGGGGACGGGGGACAAGGTCGTTGGCCCTGGCGATCTAGGTGGGCATCGTGGACGGTGGCAGGCCCCTGGTGCCCCCAGCTCCTAGCCCCTTGCCACCTGAGTCGCTCTCAGAATTGACAGAGGGATGCTCTGGGGAGGACGTGCACTCACCTGGCTCCACCGGGCTCTGCGGAGGAAGacctggaagggagggaagggagagaccTCTGTGTGGACGTGCTCtccccagggagaggggcagcggCGACGCCTGGGTCACAGGCAGTGGCGCTCGCTTGCTCCTCTCGCTCTTCTCGCTCCTCTGGAGGCTGCCAAAGAGGCTTCTTCCATGCCCCGCAGGCAGCTCCCTCCTGGCTCTGCAGCGCACGCAGGCTGCTGCCCCCAGAGAGGCGATGTTCCCAGCCGAGTGCAAGGAAAGGCAAGAGCGAAATCAAAGCAGccgtggaggagagagagagagagagagaggcagagaaggcgAGAAAGAACGAGAGAGCCAGACCGAATCTGGCTCCACCAATGGGATCAGTGGCTGCCCAGCGTCAGGTGACAATAAGCAAGCTTGGTCCCCGCTCCctgggctggtgggaggggaaagggcagagggtcTCCCAGGAAGTTCCGCTGATGTCCTCAGACACAGCAGCGGTGGCTGCCACTTTTCCCCTGTTCTTGCAGGACAAGCTGCCCTCAGAAGTCTCTCTAACATACCTCGACTTGGAAATCTCTCACTTAAATGCAGCCCCCAAACTTTAGGATGCTGGGAGAGGGGTGAGGCTGAGCCCAGAGGCTTTGGAGTCCCCAGACAAGGATTCTGAGtcggggaagggaaggggagctATGACGGGAAAGGGTCCAGACGGGGTATGGGAGTTCGGTCTTCAGTCTGGATTCTCTCCTCGGGGACTCTGGCTGACCCATGGCTCCATTTTCTTACCAAAGCTATCACAAGATGTTAGACCTGCTGACGATCCTGGATCGTCTAGGGAGAGTCCTCTGGCTGCTCAGATGTCCCCAGGGAAagggatgagaaagagagagagagagagagagagagagagagagaggttgtgGAGCAGAGAAGGGTGTGCAGAGGCAagaaagtgggggtgggaagaacaCACAGAGAGCTTGGAGTGTTCTCATCCCAACCAACCGTCTGGGCTTGGGAGAATACTATCAGCTTTCTTATTGACAGGAGGCTTTTCCACCACCACATGAAAACCCCAGGGATGCAGCTGTGAAGAGCACTCAAGGAAATTTGAATCAAACAACCAACAGTGACAAAGAGTATGCACAGTGTGGAAAAGCACGGACTTTACAGTCAGATATGGTTAAAATTCCTGTTCTATCATTTTCTAGCTgggtgatcttggacaagttcctCAACCTCTCAgagcttcaatttcttcatctgccgAGTGAGATAATCAATACTAAATGAGAAATTGTGTAAATCACTCAGCTGTGGGGCTGGTACACAAGAAGGGCCCAGTGACCCATCAGAACTGTTGTCATTGCCATCATTATTACTCGTGTCTGCCTGCAAGGAGCCCATGGTCTTTTGTTGAGGGCGGGGGGAGGTGGACATAGAGAATAAGAAATATACAACTAAATTGCAGGGTACAGATAGGGATTCAGAGAAGGAGGAGTCAAAACTAGCTTGAGTCCAGGCAGAGCACAGCCAAGAGGGGACCGTGGAAGCAGgagtgtggtggggggtggggagggcttggGGCAGGAGCCAGGGACAGACCTCTCAGCTCCTGCCTGAGGGCTCAGTGTGCCATAGAAGGCATGAACTGAATGCAAGGGACACTCACCAAGAGGGACTTGGGGGCTGCGGACATCAGCAGGCAGCAAAGTTTAGAGGAGGTGACAGTGGACAGAATGTGAAAATTTTACAGAGAACAAGGACAAGCAGACGCCAATCCTTCCCTGGGTGGGTGTGGAGAACCCAAGCAAGTCTGGTCAGATCCTGAACCACAGAATGCAGTGTGGTGCAGTACACTGAGACAGGATTAAGCACTGCCTCAGCCAAACATACCTAGGTCCCACCCCTCGCACACCTACATTGAAATGTCGCAATTCTGAAGGGGTGCAAAACGTAATCTCCTGGTTATGGCCAGCGCCAGACATCTGGACCCAAACCTGGCACCACAACTACCTTCAGGGGTGGTGTGAGGAAAAGTCAGGTt
Coding sequences:
- the PHYHIP gene encoding phytanoyl-CoA hydroxylase-interacting protein codes for the protein MELLSTPHSIEVNNITCDSFRISWAMENSDLERVTHYFIDLNKKENKNSNKFKHRDVPTKLVAKAVPLPMTVRGHWFLSPRTEYSVAVQTAVKQSDGEYLVSGWSETVEFCTGDYAKEHLAQLQEKAEQIAGRMLRFSVFYRNHHKEYFQHARTHCGNMLQPYLKDNSGSHGSPTSGMLHGVFFSCNTEFNTGQPPQDSPYGRWRFQIPAQRLFNPSTNLYFADFYCMYTAYHYAILVLAPKGSLGDRFCRDRLPLLDIACNKFLTCSVEDGELIFRHAQDLILEIIYTEPVDLSLGTLGEISGHQLMSLSTADAKKDPSCKTCNISVGR